The Cricetulus griseus strain 17A/GY chromosome 9, alternate assembly CriGri-PICRH-1.0, whole genome shotgun sequence genome has a segment encoding these proteins:
- the LOC100767889 gene encoding leukocyte immunoglobulin-like receptor subfamily B member 4 → MIPVFIVLLFLGLSMEHKTEVLAGSLPRPIIWAEPSSLIFLHTPVTIWCQGSWKAQEYLLHKEGIIDPWDRQNPLETKNKAKFYIQHMSALHAGIYNCSYMSPGGRSEHSDTLQLVVIGAFEKPSLSIWPRPAVSSGESITMNCSSPLRFGIFILIQDGNSNLSWTLDLEQQVKKPFQAYFVLDSVTTNHNGTFRCYGYFRNNPQVWSSSSDPVDVLVSESKNQSGIHTESGLGRYQKVLIGVLVTLLLIFFLVLLLLLFCYLCKSKEKNTDTSVKDTHPEESLELDSWNPPDEDPQRIVYAQVKPSRIQKETTSKEPQEVTYAQLSSKTLKQDNS, encoded by the exons ATGATCCCAGTGTTCATTGTGCTGCTCTTCCTTG GTCTGAGTATGGAACACAAGACTGAAGTACTGGCAG GTTCTCTCCCAAGGCCCATCATCTGGGCTGAGCCAAGCTCCTTGATTTTTCTACATACGCCTGTGACTATTTGGTGTCAGGGATCCTGGAAGGCCCAAGAGTACCTTCTGCATAAGGAGGGAATCATAGATCCTTGGGACAGACAGAACCCTCTGGAAACCAAAAACAAGGCCAAGTTCTACATCCAACACATGTCAGCCCTACATGCTGGGATATATAACTGTTCTTATATGAGCCCTGGTGGAAGATCAGAGCACAGTGACACCTTGCAGCTGGTGGTGATAG GAGCTTTTGAAAAACCAAGCCTGTCAATCTGGCCCCGCCCTGCTGTGTCCTCAGGAGAGTCCATAACCATGAACTGTAGCTCACCACTGAGATTTGGCATATTCATTCTGATCCAGGATGGAAATAGCAATCTCTCATGGACACTGGATTTAGAGCAGCAGGTCAAGAAACCATTCCAAGCTTATTTTGTTCTGGACTCTGTGACTACCAACCACAATGGAACATTCAGATGCTATGGCTATTTTAGGAATAATCCTCAGGTGTGGTCATCATCAAGTGACCCTGTCGATGTCCTGGTCTCAG AATCCAAGAACCAGTCCGGAATACACACTGAGAGTG GACTGGGAAGGTACCAGAAAGTTCTGATTGGAGTCTTGGTGACACttctcctcattttcttcctcgtgcttcttctcctcctcttctgttatCTGTGTAAAAGCAAGGAGAAGAATACAG ATACTTCTGTGAAGGACACACACCCTGAGGAGAGTCTAGAGCTGGACAGTTGG AATCCACCTGATGAAGACCCCCAGAGAATCGTGTATGCCCAGGTGAAACCCTCCAGGATTCAGA AGGAAACTACATCCAAGGAACCCCAGGAGGTGACTTATGCCCAGTTATCCAGCAAGACACTGAAACAGGACAACAGCTGA